From the Theobroma cacao cultivar B97-61/B2 chromosome 2, Criollo_cocoa_genome_V2, whole genome shotgun sequence genome, one window contains:
- the LOC18609625 gene encoding protein terminal ear1, whose translation MGDTGPVRFPGNLDPTAQEFWPAQIPVCQPQIPLFRPPQLYYPYATPPAVPICDGGVAQFHTPVPAPAPTAYVTSSMVVAPQPPLPPPTAAATRALVLTLVPCDVSESKVRKELEVFGEVRGVQMERVREGIVTVHFYDLRHAEKALKEIREQHMQQQTRVRNQCVAAAAGCEPGEINACAPLPPSARGLIAGRAAWAHFIIPASNAVPDGNNQGTVVVFNLDPGVSTSKLKEIFQAYGPVKELRETPLKKHQKFVEFFDVRDAAKALREMNGKEINGKQVVIEFSRPGGYSRKFFNSNNASNVNAFAACANNISLTTNNYHIRNSEYPSSPPAPPPPPASLSRKFSGGFSSNIPRSFLSQSQSPTKKASNSSKGNPNGNSNSKASVEASVVEEKVGGGGPKKNAKKNQNNQWTVSISNASKQQQCRGRPWKGRQAKKFDPRFLISEDAMVESSRKDSRTTVMIKNIPNKYSQKLLLNMLDNHCIHCNEQIADGDEQPLSCYDFVYLPIDFNNKCNVGYGFVNMTSPQATWRLYKAFHHQHWEVFNSRKICEVTYARVQGLEALKEHFRNSKFPCEMDHYLPVVFSPPRDGKQLTEPLPIVGQKQQQQSIISGPSANANEEEEEEEDDDDDDDDDHSVDEVCNDDKVPGDGGGGSANTPQESNANDPNHFNYCDSDTVDQHEKPSVTASAAKGQAAAMLVMIK comes from the exons ATGGGGGACACCGGTCCGGTCCGGTTCCCTGGAAACCTTGACCCAACAGCGCAAGAATTTTGGCCAGCACAAATCCCCGTTTGCCAACCCCAAATTCCTCTCTTTAGACCACCCCAACTTTACTACCCGTACGCTACTCCTCCAGCGGTGCCGATTTGCGATGGCGGCGTAGCACAGTTCCATACGCCCGTACCTGCACCCGCACCAACGGCGTATGTTACATCTTCCATGGTGGTTGCCCCGCAGCCGCCACTGCCACCTCCGACGGCGGCGGCGACGAGGGCTTTAGTGTTGACGTTGGTCCCATGCGATGTTAGCGAGTCCAAGGTGAGGAAAGAATTGGAAGTTTTCGGGGAAGTACGTGGGGTCCAGATGGAAAGAGTCCGAGAAGGGATCGTGACCGTTCATTTCTACGATCTGAGACATGCGGAGAAAGCGTTGAAGGAAATACGAGAGCAGCACATGCAACAGCAAACCAGGGTTCGGAACCAGTGTGTTGCAGCTGCTGCCGGGTGTGAACCAGGAGAGATTAACGCGTGTGCGCCACTGCCTCCTTCTGCGCGTGGACTTATAGCGGGACGAGCTGCTTGGGCCCACTTTATTATTCCGGCAAGTAATGCTGTTCCTGACGGGAATAATCAAGGAACTGTTGTGGTTTTCAACTTGGACCCCGGCGTTTCCACTTCTAAACTTAAGGAGATTTTCCAAGCTTATG GTCCCGTGAAGGAACTGAGAGAGACACCATTGAAGAAACACCAAAAGTTTGTGGAGTTTTTTGATGTAAGAGATGCGGCTAAGGCTTTAAGAGaaatgaatggaaaagaaattaatggGAAGCAAGTTGTGATTGAATTTAGTCGACCTGGAGGATACAGCAGGAAGTTCTTCAACTCTAACAACGCCTCCAACGTTAACGCATTTGCAGCCTGCGCTAATAATATTTCATTGACGACCAACAATTACCATATAAGAAATTCGGAGTACCCATCTTCACCCCCGGCGCCGCCGCCTCCTCCAGCTTCGTTGTCTCGCAAATTCTCTGGTGGATTTTCTTCGAACATTCCTCGTTCATTCCTTTCTCAAAGCCAATCGCCAACGAAGAAAGCGTCTAATTCTAGTAAGGGAAACCCTAATGGGAATAGCAACAGCAAAGCTTCGGTTGAAGCGTCAGTGGTCGAAGAGAAGGTTGGTGGTGGAGGTCCTAAGAAGAATGCGAAGAAGAACCAGAACAACCAGTGGACCGTTAGTATTAGCAATGCGAGTAAGCAGCAGCAGTGTAGGGGCAGGCCATGGAAAGGTAGACAAGCAAAGAAGTTTGATCCTCGTTTCCTTATAAGTGAAGATGCCATGGTGGAATCCAGTCGTAAAGATTCCAGGACCACTGTTATGATCAAGAACATACCCAACAAATATAG TCAGAAATTGTTGTTGAACATGCTGGACAATCACTGTATTCACTGCAACGAGCAGATTGCTGACGGGGACGAGCAGCCCTTATCTTGTTACGATTTCGTGTACCTCCCCATTGATTTTAA CAACAAGTGTAATGTGGGATATGGATTTGTGAACATGACATCCCCACAAGCAACATGGAGACTCTACAAGGCTTTCCATCATCAACACTGGGAAGTTTTCAACTCCAGAAAAATCTGTGAAGTTACTTACGCAAGAGttcag gGATTGGAAGCTTTGAAAGAACATTTTAGGAACTCAAAATTCCCATGCGAAATGGATCACTATCTGCCAGTAGTTTTTTCGCCACCTCGAGACGGGAAACAACTGACTGAGCCACTTCCTATTGTTGGTCAAAAGCAGCAGCAGCAGTCTATCATAAGCGGTCCCTCCGCCAACGccaatgaagaagaagaagaagaagaagacgaCGACGACGACGACGACGATGATCATAGCGTTGATGAGGTTTGTAATGATGATAAGGTGCCTGGTGATGGTGGTGGCGGGAGTGCAAATACGCCTCAAGAAAGTAATGCCAACGACCCCAATCATTTCAACTACTGTGATTCTGATACTGTTGACCAGCATGAGAAGCCCTCAGTAACGGCATCAGCAGCCAAAGGCCAAGCGGCGGCGATGTTAGTCATGattaaataa